A window of the Fuscovulum sp. genome harbors these coding sequences:
- a CDS encoding alpha/beta hydrolase: MTQIFTTPDGTRLAYRDEGTGLPLLCLPGLTRTMADFDYLRPHLPPLRLIRMDYRGRGSSQWTGAATYTVPQEAKDALDLLDHLGVDHAALLGTSRGGLIGMLLAALAKPRLIGLCLNDIGPEIHRPGLTRIFDYVGRNPAAKDHETLAAALPRNMPGFANVAPDRWLAEARLHYTATETGLKITYDPALRDAFLAGFDGPPADLWPLFDACAGLPLALIRGANSDLLTPDTTAQMRHRRPDMIFAEVPGRAHIPFLDEPESLTAIHSFLKACGA, from the coding sequence ATGACCCAGATCTTCACCACCCCCGATGGCACCCGCCTCGCCTATCGCGATGAAGGCACGGGCCTGCCGCTCCTCTGCCTGCCGGGCCTGACCCGCACCATGGCGGATTTCGATTATCTCCGCCCCCACCTGCCCCCCCTCCGGCTGATCCGCATGGATTACCGGGGCCGTGGCAGCAGCCAATGGACGGGGGCCGCCACCTATACCGTCCCGCAAGAGGCCAAGGATGCGCTCGACCTGCTCGATCATCTGGGTGTCGACCATGCCGCCCTCCTCGGCACCTCGCGCGGCGGGCTGATCGGCATGCTGCTGGCCGCGCTGGCAAAACCCCGCCTCATCGGCCTCTGTCTCAATGACATCGGGCCCGAAATTCACCGCCCCGGCCTGACCCGCATCTTCGATTACGTAGGCCGCAACCCCGCCGCCAAGGATCACGAAACCCTTGCCGCCGCCCTGCCCCGCAACATGCCCGGCTTCGCCAATGTCGCGCCCGATCGCTGGCTGGCTGAGGCGCGGCTGCATTACACCGCCACGGAGACCGGGCTGAAAATCACCTATGATCCCGCCCTGCGCGACGCCTTTCTTGCCGGTTTCGATGGCCCGCCCGCCGATCTCTGGCCGCTGTTTGATGCCTGTGCAGGCCTGCCGCTTGCCCTGATCCGCGGCGCAAATTCCGACCTGCTCACCCCGGACACCACCGCCCAGATGCGCCACCGCCGCCCCGACATGATCTTTGCCGAGGTGCCGGGTCGCGCCCATATCCCCTTTCTTGATGAGCCCGAAAGCCTCACCGCCATTCATTCCTTCCTGAAAGCCTGCGGCGCATGA
- a CDS encoding ABC transporter transmembrane domain-containing protein, with the protein MAKDDSAEMRASSKQVGALRGLAPFLRPYRGMTALAIAALVLTAGMSLLLPLAVRRVVDGFNEDVAILDQYFGAALGIAALLAIGTGVRYYLVTKLGERVVADIRRAVFDRVMGLSPAFFEKLLTGEVLSRITTDTTLILSLIGSSVSVALRNILMLVGGMALLFLTSAKLSGLVLLIVPAVVVPIIVLGRRLRGLSRETQDWIANSSGTASEALMSVQTVQAFTHEARTRASFAEVTEKSYGAAQTRTRVRALMTVIVIFLTFTGIVGVMWIGARDVRAGVMTPGELVQFVIYAVIVAGAVGALSEIWGEVQRAAGATERLVELLGAVDPVIDPATPVALPRPVRGDIAFEGVTFRYPARPEVSALNGVSLRVAPGETVALVGPSGAGKTTILQLLMRFYDPQEGAVRMDGVDLRDMARGDFRRAIALVPQDPVIFAASARENIRFGRPDATDAEVEAAAQAAAAHDFLMALPQGYDTWLGERGVMLSGGQKQRIAIARAILRDARVLLLDEATSALDAESERAVQAAVESLSEGRTVLVVAHRLATVKRADRIVVFDKGQIVAEGTHEALVAEGGLYARLARLQFTDGQA; encoded by the coding sequence ATGGCCAAGGACGACAGTGCAGAAATGCGCGCAAGCTCAAAGCAGGTGGGCGCGCTGCGTGGGCTTGCGCCCTTTCTGCGGCCCTATCGGGGTATGACAGCGCTTGCCATTGCGGCATTGGTGCTGACGGCGGGGATGAGTTTGCTGCTGCCTTTGGCCGTGCGGCGGGTGGTCGACGGGTTCAACGAGGATGTGGCGATCCTGGACCAGTATTTCGGCGCAGCGCTGGGCATAGCGGCGCTGCTCGCGATCGGGACGGGGGTGCGTTATTACCTTGTGACCAAGCTGGGTGAGCGGGTGGTGGCGGATATTCGCCGCGCGGTGTTTGACCGGGTGATGGGGCTGAGCCCGGCGTTTTTTGAGAAATTGCTGACCGGCGAGGTGCTGAGCCGGATCACCACGGATACGACGCTGATCCTGTCGCTGATCGGATCGTCTGTCTCTGTGGCGCTGCGCAACATCCTGATGCTGGTGGGAGGCATGGCGTTGCTGTTCCTGACATCGGCCAAGCTGTCGGGGCTGGTGCTGCTGATCGTGCCAGCGGTGGTGGTGCCGATCATCGTGTTGGGGCGGCGGTTGCGGGGCCTGAGCCGCGAGACGCAGGACTGGATCGCCAATTCATCGGGGACAGCGTCCGAGGCGCTGATGTCGGTGCAGACGGTGCAGGCTTTTACGCATGAGGCGCGGACGCGGGCATCGTTCGCCGAGGTGACGGAAAAATCCTATGGCGCGGCGCAGACCCGCACGCGGGTGCGGGCGCTGATGACGGTGATCGTGATTTTCCTGACCTTTACCGGGATTGTGGGCGTGATGTGGATCGGCGCGCGCGATGTGCGCGCAGGCGTGATGACGCCGGGCGAATTGGTGCAGTTCGTGATTTATGCGGTGATCGTGGCCGGGGCCGTGGGGGCGCTGTCGGAAATCTGGGGCGAGGTGCAGCGCGCGGCGGGGGCAACGGAGCGGCTGGTGGAATTGCTGGGCGCGGTGGACCCGGTGATTGACCCAGCGACGCCTGTGGCGCTGCCCCGCCCGGTGCGGGGGGATATCGCGTTCGAGGGCGTGACCTTCCGCTATCCGGCGCGGCCGGAGGTTTCGGCCCTGAACGGGGTAAGCCTGCGGGTGGCGCCGGGTGAGACGGTGGCGCTGGTGGGGCCATCGGGGGCGGGCAAGACGACGATCCTGCAACTGCTGATGCGGTTCTATGACCCGCAAGAGGGCGCAGTGCGGATGGACGGCGTTGACCTGCGCGATATGGCGCGGGGCGATTTCCGCCGTGCGATTGCGCTGGTGCCGCAAGACCCGGTGATCTTTGCGGCATCAGCGCGGGAAAACATCCGCTTTGGCCGCCCGGATGCCACGGATGCCGAGGTGGAGGCGGCCGCGCAGGCGGCGGCGGCGCATGATTTCCTGATGGCGCTGCCGCAGGGCTATGACACCTGGCTGGGCGAGCGGGGGGTGATGTTGTCGGGTGGGCAGAAGCAGCGCATCGCCATTGCGCGGGCGATCCTGCGCGATGCGCGGGTGCTGCTGCTGGACGAGGCGACATCGGCGCTGGATGCGGAATCCGAGCGTGCGGTGCAGGCGGCGGTGGAAAGCCTCTCGGAGGGGCGGACCGTGCTGGTCGTGGCGCACAGGCTGGCCACGGTGAAGCGGGCGGATCGGATCGTGGTGTTCGACAAGGGCCAGATCGTCGCCGAAGGAACGCATGAGGCGTTGGTGGCGGAAGGCGGCCTTTATGCCAGACTGGCGCGGCTGCAATTCACCGACGGGCAGGCGTGA
- a CDS encoding haloacid dehalogenase type II yields the protein MSVTTLVFDAYGTLFDIAAPARRAADGHPALAAVWPKLAEDWRRKQLEYTWLRTITGAYADFAQVTADALDWGMQAHHLSDPALRRDLLALYDELDAFPEVAETLHNLRSTGLHLAILSNGTPAMLASAQAAAGLTGLIDTTLSVDSVRTYKPHASVYALVQAHTGARPQNVLFVSSNGWDIAGAARFGFRTAWVNRANAPQDRLPQGPLHEIPDLTHLPRLIA from the coding sequence ATGTCCGTCACCACGCTTGTCTTCGATGCCTATGGCACGCTGTTCGACATCGCCGCCCCGGCCCGCCGCGCCGCCGACGGCCACCCGGCCCTTGCGGCAGTCTGGCCCAAACTGGCCGAAGATTGGCGGCGCAAGCAGCTGGAATATACATGGCTGCGCACCATCACCGGTGCCTATGCCGATTTCGCGCAGGTCACCGCCGACGCGCTTGATTGGGGGATGCAGGCGCATCACCTGTCCGATCCGGCCCTGCGCCGTGACCTGCTGGCGCTTTATGATGAACTTGATGCCTTCCCCGAGGTTGCAGAAACGCTTCACAATCTCAGATCCACCGGCCTGCACCTTGCCATCTTGTCCAACGGCACGCCCGCGATGCTTGCCTCTGCTCAGGCCGCGGCCGGATTGACCGGGCTCATCGACACCACCCTGTCTGTCGACTCTGTCCGCACCTACAAACCCCATGCCAGCGTCTATGCCTTGGTTCAGGCGCATACCGGCGCGAGGCCGCAGAACGTGCTGTTCGTCTCGTCCAATGGCTGGGATATCGCAGGCGCCGCCCGCTTCGGCTTTCGCACCGCTTGGGTAAATCGCGCGAATGCCCCGCAAGACCGCCTCCCCCAAGGACCGCTGCACGAAATCCCCGACCTCACTCATTTGCCCCGGCTGATTGCATGA
- a CDS encoding acyl-CoA synthetase, translated as MGEFANLADVKAIEAEMPWEARGMARTMYEFLSRTKAAHGSRPAISYQILSGPKEKAETLTWSALHGKVTQAANLFRSLGVGEKDVVAYVMPNSLETAITLLGGAVTGIVNPINPLLEAEQISAILRETGAKVVVTLKAFPKTDVPQKVAEAVKHAPSVKTVLEVDLVRYLAPPKSWIVPLIRPKNPVSHLANVKSFAAEMARQPADRLTFEDRTEDRVAAYFHTGGTTGMPKVAQHKVSGMVYNGWLGQRLLFKETDCVMCPLPLFHVFAAYPILMSMIASGAHVVFPTPAGYRGEGVFDNLWKLIERWKCTYLITVPTALAALMQRPIDADISSLRNAFSGSAPLPVELYNKFFKATGVEIVEGYGLTECTCLVSVNPPGGTKKIGSVGLPFPHTHVRILLQAGEGFRECGVDEVGEICVANPGVFEGSTYTEVDKNKGLFAEGRFLRTGDLGRIDADGYLFITGRAKDLIIRGGHNIDPAVIEEGLMKHDAVAFVGAIGQPDVHSGELPCAYVELIKGKEVGVDALMAYAQTHIHERAAIPKHIEILAELPKTAVGKVFKPDLRRKAITRVYDAALAEAGIGAHVAEVVEDKKRGLVARLVRNGPVDEAKVAELLGGFTGPWEWTD; from the coding sequence ATGGGTGAATTCGCAAATCTGGCAGATGTGAAGGCGATTGAGGCAGAGATGCCCTGGGAAGCGCGCGGCATGGCGCGCACGATGTATGAATTCCTGAGCCGGACGAAAGCCGCCCATGGGTCGCGCCCTGCCATCAGCTATCAGATCCTGTCGGGGCCGAAAGAAAAGGCCGAAACGCTGACGTGGAGCGCCTTGCATGGCAAGGTGACGCAGGCGGCGAACCTGTTCCGTAGCCTTGGGGTTGGGGAAAAGGATGTGGTGGCTTATGTGATGCCCAACAGCCTTGAAACCGCGATCACCCTGCTGGGGGGGGCGGTGACGGGGATCGTGAACCCGATCAACCCGCTTCTGGAAGCCGAACAGATCAGCGCCATCCTGCGGGAAACCGGGGCCAAGGTGGTGGTCACGCTGAAGGCGTTCCCCAAGACGGATGTGCCGCAGAAGGTGGCCGAGGCGGTGAAGCACGCGCCTTCGGTCAAGACGGTGCTGGAGGTGGACCTTGTGCGCTATCTCGCGCCGCCGAAATCATGGATCGTGCCGCTGATCCGGCCCAAGAACCCTGTGTCGCATCTGGCCAATGTGAAAAGCTTTGCTGCCGAGATGGCGCGGCAACCTGCGGACCGGCTGACATTCGAAGATCGCACGGAAGACCGGGTGGCGGCCTATTTCCACACGGGCGGTACCACGGGGATGCCCAAGGTCGCGCAGCACAAGGTTTCCGGCATGGTCTATAACGGCTGGCTGGGGCAGCGCCTGCTGTTCAAGGAAACCGATTGCGTGATGTGCCCGCTGCCGCTGTTTCATGTGTTTGCGGCCTATCCGATCCTGATGTCGATGATCGCATCGGGGGCGCATGTGGTGTTTCCCACGCCTGCGGGGTATCGGGGCGAGGGGGTCTTCGACAATCTGTGGAAGTTGATCGAGCGGTGGAAATGCACCTATCTGATCACCGTGCCCACGGCGCTGGCCGCGTTGATGCAGCGGCCGATTGATGCCGATATCTCAAGCCTGCGGAACGCGTTTTCCGGGTCTGCGCCTTTGCCGGTGGAGCTTTACAACAAGTTCTTCAAGGCGACCGGGGTGGAGATCGTCGAAGGGTACGGCCTGACGGAATGCACCTGTCTGGTATCCGTCAACCCGCCGGGGGGAACGAAGAAGATCGGGTCGGTCGGTCTGCCCTTCCCGCATACGCATGTGCGGATCCTGTTGCAGGCGGGCGAGGGGTTCCGCGAATGCGGGGTGGATGAGGTGGGCGAGATCTGCGTCGCCAATCCCGGCGTGTTCGAGGGGTCGACCTATACGGAGGTGGACAAGAACAAGGGTCTGTTTGCCGAAGGGCGGTTCCTGCGGACCGGCGATCTGGGGCGGATTGATGCGGATGGGTATCTGTTCATCACTGGGCGGGCGAAGGACCTGATCATCCGGGGTGGGCATAACATTGACCCGGCGGTGATCGAGGAAGGGTTGATGAAGCATGATGCGGTGGCCTTTGTCGGCGCGATCGGGCAGCCGGATGTGCATTCGGGCGAATTGCCCTGCGCCTATGTAGAGCTGATCAAGGGCAAGGAGGTGGGGGTGGACGCCCTTATGGCCTATGCCCAGACCCATATCCACGAACGCGCGGCGATCCCTAAACATATTGAAATTCTTGCCGAATTGCCGAAAACGGCGGTGGGCAAGGTGTTCAAGCCCGACCTGCGGCGCAAGGCGATCACGCGGGTTTATGACGCGGCGCTTGCCGAGGCAGGCATCGGCGCGCATGTGGCGGAAGTGGTGGAGGACAAGAAGCGCGGCCTTGTCGCGCGGCTTGTGCGTAACGGGCCCGTGGATGAGGCGAAGGTGGCCGAATTGCTGGGCGGGTTCACCGGGCCTTGGGAATGGACGGACTGA